Proteins from a genomic interval of Microbacterium abyssi:
- a CDS encoding ABC transporter ATP-binding protein: MLGKLLFRYLSRYWPLLVGVLVFQFISALAALYLPRLNADIINEGVATADTGYIWRTGVWMLVVSLGQIVSSVIATYFAAKAAMSVGRDIRSDVFARVSGFSEREVSQFGAGSLITRNTNDVQQVQMLAMMGATMFVMAPMLAIGGIIMAVQQDVGLSWLIGVSVPVLLIAAVLVIGRMVPLFRRNQGKLDQINRVMREQLTGVRVVRAFVRERVEEERFREANTDLMILGRNIGSLFVLLFPLFMLILNVTVVGVIWFGGLEVQNGNVEVGTLFAFMQYIGQIMGGVIMASFMAIMIPRAAVSAERVGEVLDAESTLERPEDGATDFPVPGTVMFENVEFTYPGADAPVLQNISFGAERGETVAIVGSTGAGKTTLVSLVPRLFDVTGGAVRVGGVDVREADMDALWKTIGLVPQRPFLFTGTIASNLRYGRSDATDEELWHALEIAQAKDFVSEMPEGLESRIAQGGTNVSGGQRQRLAIARALVHQPQILVFDDSFSALDLTTDARLRQALWRELPQVTKIVVAQRVSTITDADRIVVLEGGEMVGVGTHEELVASNDTYREIVESQLGVDA, from the coding sequence ATGCTCGGAAAACTCCTCTTCCGCTACCTCTCCAGATATTGGCCGCTGCTGGTCGGCGTGCTCGTGTTCCAGTTCATCAGCGCGCTGGCCGCGCTGTACCTCCCGCGGCTGAACGCCGACATCATCAACGAGGGCGTCGCCACCGCCGACACCGGTTACATCTGGCGCACCGGCGTCTGGATGCTGGTCGTCTCCCTCGGCCAGATCGTCAGCTCCGTGATCGCGACCTACTTCGCCGCCAAAGCCGCCATGAGCGTGGGGCGCGACATCCGCTCCGACGTGTTCGCGCGGGTCAGCGGCTTCTCTGAGAGAGAGGTCTCGCAGTTCGGCGCCGGATCGCTCATCACCCGCAACACCAACGACGTGCAGCAGGTGCAGATGCTGGCGATGATGGGCGCGACGATGTTCGTCATGGCCCCGATGCTGGCCATCGGCGGCATCATCATGGCCGTGCAGCAGGACGTCGGGCTCAGCTGGCTGATCGGCGTCTCGGTCCCCGTCCTGCTCATCGCGGCGGTACTCGTGATCGGGCGCATGGTGCCGCTGTTCCGGCGCAACCAGGGCAAGCTCGATCAGATCAACCGCGTCATGCGCGAACAGCTCACCGGGGTGCGCGTCGTCCGTGCGTTCGTCCGAGAGCGCGTGGAGGAGGAGCGGTTCCGCGAGGCGAACACCGACCTCATGATCCTCGGCCGCAACATCGGCTCGCTGTTCGTACTGCTGTTCCCGCTGTTCATGCTGATCCTCAACGTCACCGTCGTCGGTGTCATCTGGTTCGGCGGCCTCGAGGTCCAGAACGGCAACGTCGAGGTGGGAACGCTGTTCGCCTTCATGCAGTACATCGGCCAGATCATGGGCGGCGTGATCATGGCCAGCTTCATGGCGATCATGATCCCCCGCGCCGCGGTCTCCGCGGAGCGCGTCGGTGAGGTCCTCGACGCGGAGTCGACCCTCGAGCGCCCTGAGGACGGTGCCACGGACTTCCCCGTTCCCGGAACGGTCATGTTCGAGAACGTCGAGTTCACTTATCCGGGAGCCGATGCACCCGTGCTGCAGAACATCTCGTTCGGCGCGGAGCGCGGCGAGACCGTCGCGATCGTCGGGTCGACCGGTGCCGGGAAGACGACCCTGGTCTCGCTCGTGCCCCGCCTGTTCGACGTCACCGGCGGTGCCGTTCGGGTCGGCGGCGTAGACGTGCGCGAAGCCGACATGGACGCGCTGTGGAAGACGATCGGCCTGGTGCCGCAGCGTCCGTTCCTGTTCACCGGGACGATCGCCTCGAACCTCCGGTACGGCCGTTCGGATGCCACAGATGAGGAACTCTGGCATGCGCTCGAGATCGCGCAGGCGAAGGACTTCGTCTCCGAGATGCCCGAGGGGCTCGAGTCCCGCATCGCACAGGGCGGCACGAACGTGTCGGGCGGTCAGCGTCAGCGTCTCGCGATCGCCCGTGCCCTGGTGCACCAGCCGCAGATCCTCGTCTTCGACGATTCGTTCTCGGCGCTCGACCTGACCACGGACGCGAGGTTGCGGCAAGCGCTGTGGCGAGAACTGCCGCAGGTGACGAAGATCGTCGTCGCCCAGCGCGTGTCAACCATCACGGACGCCGATCGCATCGTCGTCCTCGAAGGAGGAGAGATGGTCGGCGTCGGAACGCACGAGGAACTCGTCGCCAGCAACGACACCTACCGCGAGATCGTCGAGTCGCAGCTGGGGGTGGACGCATGA
- the hemB gene encoding porphobilinogen synthase, translating to MSFPEIRPRRLRRSPAVRAIARETSLEPRQLVLPMFVREGLTEAAQISSMPGVAQHSMDSLRRAAVETAEAGVGGVMLFGVPAVRDAIGSGADDPDGILNVATRALVREVGDALVVQTDLCLDEFTDHGHCGVLASDGSVDNDATLDRYVAMALAQARAGSHLLGLSGMMDGQVAAIRRGLDGEGFTDTLLLGYAAKYASAFYGPFREAVDSQLEGDRRTYQLDPGNRREGVREALIDEAEGADVVMVKPAMSFLDVLREVRDAVHVPVWAYQISGEYAMIEAAAANGWIDRRAAVLESLLSIRRAGADAVLTYWATEAAHWLRDR from the coding sequence GTGAGCTTCCCCGAGATACGGCCCAGGCGTCTGCGCAGGTCGCCGGCAGTCCGCGCAATCGCTCGCGAGACGTCGCTCGAGCCGCGGCAGCTCGTGCTGCCTATGTTCGTCCGCGAAGGATTGACCGAGGCCGCACAGATCTCATCGATGCCGGGTGTCGCGCAGCACTCGATGGACTCGCTGCGTCGCGCTGCGGTCGAGACCGCCGAGGCGGGCGTGGGCGGCGTGATGCTGTTCGGCGTACCCGCCGTTCGTGATGCGATCGGCTCGGGTGCCGACGATCCGGACGGCATCCTCAACGTGGCCACGCGCGCGCTCGTCCGCGAGGTCGGAGATGCGCTGGTCGTGCAGACCGACCTGTGCCTGGATGAGTTCACCGACCACGGCCACTGCGGCGTGCTCGCCTCCGACGGCTCCGTCGACAATGACGCGACGCTGGATCGGTACGTCGCCATGGCGCTCGCGCAGGCGCGCGCCGGATCCCACCTGCTCGGGCTCTCCGGGATGATGGACGGCCAGGTCGCGGCGATCCGTCGGGGCCTGGATGGCGAGGGCTTCACCGACACGCTGCTGCTCGGCTACGCGGCCAAGTACGCGAGCGCGTTCTACGGACCGTTCCGCGAAGCCGTCGACTCGCAGCTGGAGGGCGACCGCCGCACGTATCAGCTCGACCCCGGCAACCGTCGGGAGGGCGTCCGGGAGGCGCTGATCGACGAGGCCGAGGGCGCCGACGTCGTGATGGTCAAGCCCGCCATGAGCTTCCTCGACGTGCTGCGCGAGGTGCGCGACGCCGTGCACGTGCCGGTCTGGGCGTACCAGATCTCCGGCGAGTACGCGATGATCGAAGCGGCCGCGGCGAACGGCTGGATCGATCGCCGTGCCGCCGTGCTCGAATCGCTGCTGTCCATCCGGCGCGCAGGCGCAGACGCGGTCCTCACGTACTGGGCGACCGAGGCGGCCCACTGGCTCCGCGACCGCTGA
- a CDS encoding ABC transporter ATP-binding protein, producing the protein MSTSLPEPVEGAPIDTKVGPTATLTPDEQYEAELAEQARQNSGDWDAVAPGKADNFGRSFGRMIGLLKPSALWFVLVSFFGAIGVVLTVAAPKVLGEATNLIYEGYISKMLGDNGVPAGTTQEQVVEMLRSQGEDDFANMVAAFDSFQVGAGIDFDRLRWVIIAVLAIYVVAALLSWLQGYVINVIMVRTMWRLRESVEAKINRLPLSYFDKVQRGELISRVTNDIDNITQTMQQSLSGALTSVLTVIGVLIMMFSISWQLALVALVALPLMGVIFGVIGPRSQKAFGSQWRKVGRLNARVEESFSGHALVKVFGREQEALESFQAENEELYQASFKAQFLSGIIMPAMTFVGSLTFVGIAVLGGLMVASGQLRLGDVQAFIQYSQQFTQPLSELGGMAAVVQSGTASAERVFDFLDADEEEADAQDAASLPDPAVEGRGVIEFQDVSFSYTPDRPLIRDLSFRVEPGQTVAIVGPTGAGKTTLVNLIMRFYELSSGRILIDGQDIAGVTRSELRSRTGMVLQDPWLFAGSILENIRYGRSTATDEEVIEAATATYVDRFVHALPEGYETVLDEDASNVSAGERQLITIARAFVSQPSILILDEATSAVDTRTELLLQHAMAALRKGRTSFVIAHRLSTIRDADLILVMEHGDIVEKGSHDELIAAQGAYWRLYQSQFEQAATDIDAEEAMTDAVPVVASGEAEATETVDEPAER; encoded by the coding sequence ATGAGCACGTCGCTTCCCGAGCCCGTCGAAGGGGCTCCCATCGACACGAAGGTCGGCCCGACCGCGACGCTGACCCCCGACGAGCAGTACGAGGCGGAGCTCGCCGAGCAAGCACGTCAGAACTCCGGCGACTGGGATGCCGTAGCCCCCGGCAAGGCCGACAACTTCGGCAGGAGCTTCGGGCGGATGATCGGGCTGCTCAAGCCCTCCGCACTCTGGTTCGTGCTGGTGTCGTTCTTCGGAGCGATCGGCGTCGTGCTGACCGTCGCCGCCCCGAAGGTGCTCGGCGAGGCCACCAACCTCATCTACGAGGGCTACATCTCCAAGATGCTCGGCGACAACGGCGTACCGGCCGGCACGACGCAGGAGCAGGTCGTCGAGATGCTGCGATCGCAGGGCGAGGACGACTTCGCCAACATGGTCGCCGCGTTCGACAGCTTCCAGGTCGGGGCCGGCATCGACTTCGACCGGTTGCGCTGGGTGATCATCGCCGTGCTGGCGATCTACGTGGTCGCCGCCCTCCTCAGCTGGCTGCAGGGGTACGTGATCAACGTGATCATGGTGCGCACGATGTGGCGCCTGCGCGAATCCGTCGAGGCGAAGATCAACCGGCTGCCACTGTCCTACTTCGACAAGGTGCAGCGCGGTGAGCTGATCTCCCGCGTCACGAACGACATCGACAACATCACGCAGACCATGCAGCAGTCGCTGTCCGGTGCGCTGACGTCGGTCCTGACCGTGATCGGCGTGCTGATCATGATGTTCTCGATCTCGTGGCAGCTGGCACTGGTCGCGCTCGTCGCACTGCCGCTGATGGGCGTCATCTTCGGCGTCATCGGCCCGCGTTCGCAGAAGGCCTTCGGCAGCCAGTGGCGCAAGGTCGGACGTCTGAACGCCCGCGTCGAGGAGTCCTTCTCCGGTCACGCGCTGGTCAAGGTCTTCGGTCGCGAGCAGGAGGCTCTCGAGAGCTTCCAGGCCGAGAACGAGGAGCTGTACCAGGCGAGCTTCAAGGCGCAGTTCCTGTCGGGCATCATCATGCCGGCCATGACCTTCGTCGGCAGCCTGACCTTCGTCGGCATCGCGGTGCTCGGCGGGCTCATGGTCGCCAGCGGGCAGCTCCGCCTGGGCGACGTGCAGGCGTTCATCCAGTACTCGCAGCAGTTCACGCAGCCGCTGTCCGAGCTGGGCGGCATGGCGGCGGTCGTGCAGTCCGGTACGGCCTCGGCCGAGCGCGTGTTCGACTTCCTCGACGCCGATGAGGAGGAGGCCGACGCCCAGGATGCCGCTTCACTGCCCGATCCCGCAGTCGAAGGCCGCGGCGTCATCGAGTTCCAGGACGTGTCGTTCTCGTACACGCCGGATCGCCCGCTGATCCGGGACCTGTCGTTCCGGGTCGAGCCTGGGCAGACCGTCGCGATCGTCGGACCGACGGGGGCGGGGAAGACCACCCTGGTCAACCTGATCATGCGGTTCTACGAGCTGAGCTCCGGCCGCATCCTCATCGACGGACAGGACATCGCCGGCGTCACCCGCTCCGAGCTGCGCTCACGCACCGGCATGGTGCTGCAGGACCCGTGGCTGTTCGCAGGATCGATCCTCGAGAACATCCGCTACGGACGCTCCACCGCGACCGATGAAGAGGTCATCGAAGCGGCTACGGCGACGTACGTCGACCGATTCGTGCACGCCCTTCCCGAGGGGTACGAGACGGTTCTCGACGAGGACGCCTCGAACGTGTCCGCCGGTGAACGCCAGCTCATCACGATCGCCCGCGCGTTCGTGTCGCAGCCGTCGATCCTGATCCTCGACGAGGCGACGAGCGCGGTCGACACCCGCACCGAGCTGCTGCTGCAGCACGCGATGGCGGCGCTCCGCAAGGGCCGTACGTCGTTCGTGATCGCGCACCGCCTCTCCACGATCCGCGATGCCGACCTCATCCTCGTGATGGAGCACGGCGACATCGTCGAGAAGGGCTCGCATGACGAGCTCATCGCGGCGCAGGGCGCCTATTGGCGGCTGTACCAGTCGCAGTTCGAGCAGGCTGCGACCGATATAGATGCCGAAGAGGCCATGACCGACGCGGTTCCCGTCGTCGCGTCTGGTGAGGCCGAGGCGACCGAGACGGTGGACGAGCCCGCCGAGCGGTGA
- a CDS encoding D-alanyl-D-alanine carboxypeptidase family protein translates to MISDDVTPAAGATTRRARRAIRRAAELSRTPTLPFSDADATTVLEAPLPRPAESAPEQVDVAPDALDEAPAADLPPLRAEDSDPVEESAAERLVEWAGPSRPATALSWLATTDVAESSRPADLNAITMDGPVTDLLADAKLRPALLHGRWLVPLGTLATCAIAYSASMLVWPLHEVPPMVQPVEFATVASAPAEIVWPSAGSAGLSMAGVSSAASATQAVSIASVTKVVSSLMVLDQMPLQVGEQGPEFAFDYGDTLEYWDYRSANQSALDVPVDGVLTEYQLLQGTLMGSANNYIDRLAREIWGSDQQFAQAAESWLAERGLDDITVVTPSGFDEGNIATPEALLRLGERAMQNPVFAEIVGTVSAEIPGAGLVENTNGMLADPGVVGIKTGTLVGWNLLTAKDVTVGDTTVHLYASVLNQSDDAERLAVTRSLFDQAEAALATISPALPSGTVVGEISTPWGTSVDIVSDEDATVVLWDGTTATAAATFDLGDQRADGEDVGTVTVTGPVDQATVDASLAEEIAGPSPWWRLTHPLELLGLSSK, encoded by the coding sequence GTGATCTCCGACGATGTGACGCCTGCTGCAGGCGCGACGACCCGACGCGCTCGGCGCGCGATCCGTCGTGCGGCCGAGTTGTCGCGCACGCCGACGCTCCCGTTCAGCGATGCGGACGCCACCACTGTCCTCGAGGCTCCCCTCCCCCGACCCGCGGAATCCGCGCCCGAGCAGGTGGATGTAGCACCCGATGCTCTCGATGAGGCACCGGCGGCCGACCTGCCGCCCCTGCGCGCCGAGGACTCTGATCCCGTCGAGGAGAGCGCGGCCGAACGCCTCGTGGAGTGGGCGGGCCCGTCGCGCCCGGCGACCGCGCTGAGCTGGCTCGCGACGACCGATGTCGCGGAATCCAGCCGCCCTGCCGATCTCAATGCGATAACGATGGACGGCCCGGTCACGGATCTGCTCGCGGATGCGAAGCTGCGACCCGCACTCCTGCACGGTCGATGGCTGGTTCCGCTGGGAACCCTCGCCACCTGTGCCATCGCGTACAGCGCGAGCATGCTGGTGTGGCCGCTGCACGAAGTGCCGCCGATGGTGCAGCCCGTCGAGTTCGCGACCGTGGCATCCGCGCCCGCCGAGATCGTGTGGCCGTCGGCGGGCAGCGCCGGTCTGAGCATGGCAGGCGTCTCGTCCGCGGCATCCGCCACGCAGGCTGTGTCGATCGCCAGCGTGACGAAGGTGGTCAGCAGCCTGATGGTGCTCGATCAGATGCCGCTGCAAGTCGGCGAGCAGGGGCCCGAATTCGCCTTCGACTACGGCGACACCCTGGAGTACTGGGATTACCGCAGTGCCAACCAGTCCGCGCTCGACGTTCCCGTCGACGGCGTGCTGACGGAGTACCAGCTGCTGCAGGGCACGCTGATGGGGTCGGCGAACAACTACATCGACCGGCTCGCACGAGAGATCTGGGGTTCGGACCAGCAGTTCGCCCAGGCCGCCGAGTCGTGGCTCGCCGAACGCGGCCTCGACGACATCACGGTCGTGACGCCATCGGGCTTCGACGAGGGCAACATCGCCACCCCGGAGGCGCTGCTGCGCCTCGGCGAACGCGCCATGCAGAATCCCGTGTTCGCGGAGATCGTCGGCACGGTCAGCGCTGAGATCCCGGGAGCGGGGCTGGTCGAGAACACCAACGGGATGCTGGCAGATCCCGGCGTCGTCGGCATCAAGACCGGTACGCTCGTCGGCTGGAATCTGCTCACCGCGAAGGACGTCACGGTCGGCGACACCACCGTGCACCTCTACGCATCGGTGCTGAACCAGAGCGACGACGCGGAGCGGCTCGCCGTGACGCGTTCGCTGTTCGATCAGGCCGAGGCTGCGCTGGCGACGATCTCTCCCGCTCTGCCCTCTGGCACCGTGGTCGGCGAGATCAGCACCCCGTGGGGCACGAGCGTCGACATCGTCTCGGATGAGGATGCGACCGTGGTGCTGTGGGACGGCACCACCGCGACCGCCGCTGCCACGTTCGATCTGGGCGACCAGCGCGCAGACGGCGAGGACGTCGGCACGGTCACGGTGACGGGCCCCGTGGACCAGGCGACCGTCGACGCGTCGCTGGCGGAGGAGATCGCGGGCCCGAGCCCCTGGTGGCGCCTGACGCACCCGCTGGAGCTGCTCGGCCTCAGCTCGAAGTGA
- a CDS encoding ABC transporter ATP-binding protein, protein MADGQLIEFDHATKRFGAVAAVSDFSARVNPGVVTGFLGPNGAGKTTTLRMLLGLERPTSGTATIGGSRYAELRSPARVIGAMMEDPGFRPRRSVERHLITAAKAGGIPLSRVGELLSFVGLGNDADTRIAALSLGMRQRLSAATALLGDPGVLVLDEPANGLDPEGIRWMRTLIRGLADEGRTVLVSSHVLSEVEQIADEILVIAHGELKFAGTMEDLADPQTGPVVVDAADRSALSESLKDAGYEFEILRSGLTVRGSDAATIGGITARAGVALTTLQQRGPTLEDVFLDLVHDRYVKPAPLTDETALFELPVDAPEDAVEAVEDAEQEQVQAEEEQVNDPQETDASEADTERVAPRAEGETKRAERAERDEASSSDESASADERPLPGIADLAAVASMFANPVTDPSIAAAGIEAAEAEEAEEADPENFDATRVIDVVPSFEADADAGSDAENSDAEQR, encoded by the coding sequence ATGGCAGACGGACAGCTGATCGAGTTCGACCACGCGACCAAGCGCTTCGGCGCCGTCGCGGCAGTGTCGGACTTCTCCGCGCGCGTCAATCCTGGCGTGGTGACCGGATTCCTCGGCCCGAACGGAGCCGGCAAGACCACCACGCTGCGCATGCTGCTCGGGCTGGAGCGCCCGACGAGCGGTACGGCCACGATCGGCGGCAGCCGCTACGCCGAGCTGCGCAGTCCTGCGCGTGTGATCGGCGCGATGATGGAGGATCCCGGCTTCCGCCCTCGTCGCTCGGTCGAGCGTCATCTGATCACCGCGGCCAAGGCGGGCGGCATCCCGCTGTCGCGCGTGGGCGAGCTGCTCTCGTTCGTCGGCCTCGGGAACGACGCCGATACCCGGATCGCCGCGCTCTCGCTGGGGATGCGTCAGCGTCTGAGCGCCGCCACGGCGCTGCTCGGCGACCCCGGTGTGCTCGTCCTGGACGAGCCGGCCAACGGTCTCGACCCCGAGGGCATCCGTTGGATGCGCACCCTCATCCGCGGCCTCGCCGATGAGGGTCGCACCGTGCTGGTCTCCTCTCACGTGCTCTCGGAGGTCGAGCAGATCGCCGACGAGATCCTGGTGATCGCGCACGGCGAGCTCAAGTTCGCCGGCACCATGGAAGACCTCGCCGATCCGCAGACCGGTCCGGTCGTGGTGGATGCCGCGGACCGCAGCGCGCTGTCGGAGTCGCTGAAGGATGCCGGGTACGAGTTCGAGATCCTGCGCTCAGGGCTGACGGTGCGTGGCAGCGACGCCGCGACCATCGGCGGCATCACCGCTCGCGCCGGCGTCGCACTGACCACGCTGCAGCAGCGGGGCCCGACTCTCGAAGACGTGTTCCTCGACCTCGTGCACGACCGATACGTGAAGCCCGCTCCCCTCACAGACGAGACGGCTCTCTTCGAGCTGCCGGTCGACGCTCCGGAGGACGCCGTAGAGGCCGTCGAGGACGCGGAGCAGGAGCAGGTGCAGGCCGAAGAGGAGCAGGTCAACGACCCGCAGGAGACCGACGCCTCGGAGGCGGACACCGAGCGGGTCGCCCCGCGAGCCGAAGGCGAGACGAAACGCGCTGAGCGAGCGGAGCGAGACGAAGCGTCCTCCTCCGACGAATCCGCCTCCGCCGACGAGCGTCCGCTCCCAGGCATCGCCGATCTGGCCGCAGTTGCCAGCATGTTCGCCAATCCGGTCACCGATCCCAGCATCGCGGCCGCGGGGATCGAGGCCGCCGAGGCCGAAGAAGCGGAAGAAGCCGACCCCGAGAACTTCGACGCGACGCGTGTCATCGACGTCGTCCCGTCGTTCGAGGCAGACGCCGATGCGGGCTCAGACGCCGAGAACTCAGACGCCGAGCAGCGCTGA
- a CDS encoding enoyl-CoA hydratase/isomerase family protein, translated as MTDIDAAPTVLVRTEGALGRLTLNRPKAINALDLDMIRQATAALDAWRDDTDIDIVLIDGEGERGLCAGGDVRALYDQIVGGDAQGASEFFRAEYALNLMIADYPKTVVAIADGITMGGGIGVAGHADIRVVTERSRLAMPETRIGFTPDVGGTYLLGRAPGRIGEYLGLTGGTMSAADAVYAGFADHYVPSQHLGELREALGKRADPTSPSELVLLFDETPERSGLSAERAWIDEVFSAGTVTEIAQRLSVRTEVSASATAAMLSELSPTGLAVTLDAVREAREGDLREALVGEYRRVMWFVRRHPDLVEGIRAQLVDKDRSPKWQPATISQLAEDAGADARAYVPDVPLFD; from the coding sequence GTGACTGACATCGATGCGGCCCCGACTGTTCTCGTTCGCACAGAAGGAGCCCTCGGCCGACTCACCCTCAACCGGCCGAAGGCGATCAATGCGCTCGACCTCGACATGATCCGGCAGGCGACCGCGGCGCTGGACGCGTGGCGCGACGACACCGACATCGACATCGTCCTCATCGACGGGGAGGGAGAGCGCGGGCTGTGCGCCGGCGGCGACGTGCGTGCGCTGTACGACCAGATCGTAGGGGGCGATGCGCAGGGCGCATCCGAGTTCTTCCGCGCTGAGTACGCGCTCAACCTGATGATCGCCGACTATCCGAAGACGGTCGTCGCGATCGCGGACGGCATCACGATGGGCGGCGGGATCGGCGTCGCAGGTCACGCCGACATCCGCGTGGTCACCGAGCGCAGCCGGCTGGCGATGCCGGAGACGCGGATCGGATTCACCCCCGATGTCGGCGGCACGTACCTGCTGGGCCGGGCGCCTGGCCGGATAGGCGAGTACCTCGGGCTCACGGGCGGCACGATGTCGGCGGCGGATGCCGTGTACGCCGGGTTCGCCGACCACTACGTGCCCTCGCAGCACCTGGGAGAGCTCCGCGAGGCGCTGGGCAAGCGGGCCGATCCGACCAGTCCGTCGGAACTGGTGCTGCTGTTCGACGAGACCCCCGAACGATCTGGGCTCTCCGCCGAGCGCGCGTGGATCGACGAGGTATTCTCGGCCGGCACCGTCACCGAGATCGCACAGCGGCTCTCCGTGCGTACGGAGGTGTCGGCATCCGCCACGGCCGCCATGCTCTCGGAGCTCTCGCCGACGGGCCTCGCGGTCACGCTCGACGCGGTCCGCGAAGCACGCGAGGGGGACCTGCGCGAGGCGCTGGTCGGAGAGTACCGGCGCGTGATGTGGTTCGTGCGGCGGCATCCGGACCTCGTCGAGGGGATCCGCGCCCAGTTGGTCGACAAGGACCGCTCGCCGAAGTGGCAGCCGGCGACGATCTCGCAGCTCGCCGAGGACGCCGGCGCCGATGCCCGCGCATATGTGCCCGACGTGCCGCTGTTCGACTGA
- the hemL gene encoding glutamate-1-semialdehyde 2,1-aminomutase, whose product MTDRNDELFSAARAVTPGGVNSPVRAYGSVGGTPRFLASARGPYVTDAAGDEYVDLVASWGPALLGHAHPEVVAAVQEAATRGLSFGAPTEGEVALARKITERVRLGDLAPIERVRLVSTGTEATMTAIRLARGATGRDLLVKFAGHYHGHSDGLLAEAGSGVATLALPGSAGVPAPIAAQTLVIGYNDRAALEAVFAEHGDRIAAVIVEAASANMGVVVPEPGFNRFIADTAHAHGALMILDEVLTGFRVHHAGFWALQAATGEEYLPDIITFGKVVGGGMPLAALGGRAGVMDMLAPTGPVYQAGTLSGNPLSVAAGLETLRLATPAVYAKVDAAAARIADALGAALTEAGVVHAIPRAGNLFGVAFAPQAPRTYAEAQAQESFRYAPFFHSMREQGVALPPSVFEAWFLTAAHDDTALSRIEAALPAAARAAASARPA is encoded by the coding sequence ATGACCGATCGCAACGACGAGCTGTTCTCCGCCGCGCGAGCGGTGACCCCCGGCGGCGTGAACTCGCCCGTGCGGGCTTACGGCTCCGTCGGCGGGACGCCCCGGTTCCTGGCATCCGCACGCGGCCCGTATGTGACCGATGCCGCCGGCGACGAGTACGTCGACCTGGTCGCGTCCTGGGGGCCTGCGCTGCTCGGGCACGCGCATCCCGAGGTCGTCGCCGCAGTCCAGGAAGCCGCGACCCGCGGGCTCTCGTTCGGCGCTCCCACCGAGGGCGAGGTCGCACTCGCTCGCAAGATCACCGAGCGTGTGCGCCTCGGTGACCTCGCGCCGATCGAACGCGTCCGCCTCGTCTCGACCGGCACCGAAGCCACCATGACCGCGATCCGTCTCGCCCGAGGCGCGACCGGACGTGATCTGCTCGTGAAGTTCGCCGGCCACTATCACGGGCACTCCGACGGCCTGCTCGCCGAAGCGGGCTCCGGCGTCGCGACGCTCGCGCTGCCCGGCTCGGCCGGCGTGCCGGCGCCGATCGCCGCGCAGACGCTGGTGATCGGCTACAACGACCGTGCCGCGCTCGAGGCCGTGTTCGCGGAGCACGGCGACCGGATCGCCGCCGTCATCGTCGAGGCCGCATCGGCCAACATGGGCGTCGTCGTGCCCGAGCCCGGATTCAACCGCTTCATCGCCGACACCGCGCACGCGCACGGCGCGCTGATGATCCTCGACGAGGTGCTCACCGGATTCCGCGTGCACCACGCAGGCTTCTGGGCGCTGCAGGCCGCGACCGGCGAGGAGTACCTGCCCGACATCATCACGTTCGGCAAGGTCGTCGGCGGCGGGATGCCGCTGGCCGCTCTCGGCGGTCGCGCCGGCGTCATGGACATGCTCGCCCCGACGGGCCCCGTGTACCAGGCCGGCACCCTGTCCGGGAACCCGCTGTCGGTCGCAGCCGGACTCGAGACGCTGCGTCTGGCGACCCCCGCCGTGTACGCCAAGGTGGATGCCGCCGCGGCCCGCATCGCAGACGCCCTGGGCGCTGCGCTGACCGAGGCCGGAGTCGTGCACGCAATTCCGCGCGCGGGCAACCTGTTCGGCGTGGCGTTCGCGCCGCAGGCGCCGCGAACCTATGCCGAGGCCCAAGCGCAGGAGTCCTTCCGCTACGCGCCGTTCTTCCACTCGATGCGCGAGCAGGGTGTGGCTCTGCCGCCGAGCGTGTTCGAGGCGTGGTTCCTCACCGCAGCACATGACGACACGGCGCTCAGCCGCATCGAGGCTGCGCTTCCTGCGGCGGCTCGCGCCGCGGCATCCGCTCGTCCCGCCTGA